A region from the Lolium perenne isolate Kyuss_39 chromosome 4, Kyuss_2.0, whole genome shotgun sequence genome encodes:
- the LOC139830173 gene encoding uncharacterized protein → MTRLQQFIALWTTMQGVALQPHPDLIRWRWTESGIYTTASAYCYQFMGSCAPFRSAKFWKGHAEAKCRFFAWISLHGKALTADNLARRGWPHDLICKLCQIHHETVQHLTLDCHFSTSVTEQIFAWNGTIGVPPTPGGKSLNDWWDETISHLPKEKKREARGAIIYSMWGVWKERNRRVFQNTALQSAAVAALVKEDIAQRAYAHTQDPGDGIVA, encoded by the coding sequence ATGACACGGTTACAACAGTTTATTGCGCTCTGGACCACCATGCAGGGGGTGGCACTGCAGCCACACCCGGACTTGATTCGCTGGAGATGGACGGAATCAGGCATATACACGACGGCTTCTGCATACTGCTACCAGTTCATGGGATCCTGTGCTCCCTTCCGCTCAGCCAAGTTCTGGAAAGGACATGCCGAGGCCAAATGCAGGTTTTTCGCGTGGATTTCCCTGCATGGCAAGGCACTCACGGCCGATAACCTGGCGCGCCGGGGTTGGCCTCATGACCTGATCTGCAAGCTGTGCCAAATCCACCATGAGACGGTCCAGCATCTCACTCTGGACTGCcacttctccacctccgtcacgGAGCAAATCTTCGCTTGGAATGGGACAATTGGCGTCCCACCAACACCTGGTGGAAAGTCACTCAACGATTGGTGGGATGAGACGATCTCCCATCTTCCAAAGGAGAAGAAGCGGGAAGCTAGAGGTGCAATCATCTACTCCATGTGGGGAGTGTGGAAGGAGAGGAACAGACGGGTGTTTCAGAACACCGCCTTGCAGTCGGCGGCTGTAGCGGCTCTTGTCAAGGAGGACATTGCTCAGAGGGCGTACGCGCACACCCAAGATCCCGGAGATGGGATTGTAGCCTAA